The following proteins are co-located in the Mus caroli chromosome 7, CAROLI_EIJ_v1.1, whole genome shotgun sequence genome:
- the LOC110297997 gene encoding olfactory receptor 52B4-like yields the protein MRKVPFKSLSRSLHGPMYLFLCMLAGADIVLSTSTVPQALSIFWFHTGEISLDRCITQLFFIHSTFISESGILLVMAFDRYIAICYPLRYTTVLTNSLIGKIGVGIFLRSYGTIFPIIFLLKRLTFCKNNIIPHTYCEHIGLAKYACNSIRVNIWYGFSVLILTVVLDVVLIFGSYVLILHAIFRMPSQDARHKALNTCGSHVCIIILFYGPGIFTTLTQRFGRHIPPHIHILLANVCILAPPMLNPIIYGIKTKQIQEQMVHVLFTNHK from the coding sequence TCTCCATGGACCCATGTACCTCTTTCTCTGCATGCTGGCGGGGGCAGACATTGTGCTCTCCACATCCACAGTTCCCCAGGCCTTGTCCATCTTCTGGTTCCACACTGGGGAGATCTCCCTGGATCGCTGCATCACTCAGCTCTTCTTCATCCACTCCACCTTCATCTCTGAGTCTGGGATCTTGCTGGTGATGGCATTTGACCGCTACATTGCTATTTGCTACCCACTGAGGTACACCACTGTTCTCACAAACTCCCTGATTGGGAAAATCGGAGTGGGCATTTTTCTGAGAAGTTATGGTACAATTTTCCCTATAATATTTCTTCTGAAAAGACTAACTTTCTGCAAAAATAATATTATTCCACATACCTATTGTGAACACATAGGCTTGGCTAAATATGCTTGCAATAGCATCCGAGTAAACATTTGGTATGGATTTTCTGTCCTAATATTAACAGTGGTCTTAGATGTTGTGTTAATTTTTGGTTCCTATGTGCTGATCCTCCATGCCATCTTCCGCATGCCTTCCCAGGATGCTCGCCACAAAGCTCTCAACACGTGCGGCTCCCATGTCTGCATCATTATCCTCTTCTATGGGCCTGGGATCTTCACGACGCTTACACAGAGGTTCGGGCGCCACATCCCACCTCATATCCACATCCTGCTGGCTAATGTCTGCATTCTGGCTCCACCTATGCTGAACCCCATCATTTACGGAATCAAGACCAAGCAAATCCAGGAGCAGATGGTTCATGTCTTGTTTACAAACCATAAGTGA